The following proteins are encoded in a genomic region of Cherax quadricarinatus isolate ZL_2023a chromosome 5, ASM3850222v1, whole genome shotgun sequence:
- the LOC128685038 gene encoding transmembrane protein 199: protein MDHITIIPSKRFVQILQELQNSFGFLDSIKEKLLSEEDGSERKIKLTTQEIKWCHTKMREHGISERVHELLSESEIVLPKYDTPERNPELEARVQRLRSEQENREYNNMVKSIDPSHYVDGTNIGDIGKELRSVNKQIISGIQYLLSIVGTFFAVFVAMGFATSDYGVRALSATISAVVVGLAEVYFIIREDLREEKKLRKAE from the coding sequence ATGGATCATATTACTATTATTCCTTCTAAGCGGTTTGTGCAGATTCTCCAAGAGCTCCAGAATTCATTTGGATTTCTTGACAGTATTAAGGAGAAACTTTTAAGTGAAGAAGATGGTTCTGAAAGGAAAATTAAATTAACCACTCAAGAAATAAAATGGTGTCATACAAAAATGAGGGAGCATGGGATCTCAGAAAGGGTACATGAATTGTTATCAGAAAGTGAAATAGTTTTGCCAAAATATGATACCCCTGAAAGAAATCCAGAACTTGAGGCTAGAGTTCAAAGACTTAGGTCTGAGCAGGAAAACAGAGAGTACAATAATATGGTAAAATCCATTGATCCTTCTCATTACGTAGATGGCACTAATATTGGAGATATTGGCAAAGAACTGAGAAGTGTTAATAAGCAAATAATTTCTGGAATTCAATATCTTTTGTCCATTGTTGGTACCTTCTTTGCTGTCTTTGTTGCCATGGGTTTTGCCACCTCTGATTATGGTGTTAGGGCACTGTCAGCTACTATTTCTGCTGTGGTCGTTGGCTTGGCAGAAGTATACTTCATCATTCGGGAAGATTTAAGGGAGGAAAAAAAACTTAGGAAAGCAGAGTGA